The sequence GTTGTTATTAGAATCAAAAAGTTTCATGCCGGAAGCAAAGAAATACCCTGCAGTGAAATAGAAACCTGAGTTATAAACGAAACCATAGGTATCTCCTTGAGTAATGGAATCAACAAGAGTAACAAGTTCATTTGTATCTTTTGGAAGGTTTTGGACAAGCGATTTATTGTAAATAAGGGCAACGCATTCAGTTGACTCTGGAAATGCCATCATTGAACCATTGAACTTTACTTGTTCGATTGCGCCTGGAACATAGTCTGCAAGGAAAGCTGCATCAAAGTAAGAATCAAGTGATGCAATAAGATTTGCTTTTGCAAAGTTTCCAATCCAGTCTGCAGGTCCTACAAGGATATCTGGCCCACCACCTGCTGCTGCTTCAGTTTGGTATTTGTTTTGTAATTGATCGAATGGGACTTGAAGTTGATTAATTGTAATTTCTGGATGTTGATTTTGATACTCAGTAATTGCCTCATTCAAAACATCGAGTTCTGCACCACTCCAAGAGTGCCAAATTGTTAAAGTAACTGGCTGTGGCTTTGGTTTACAACCAACAAAGAAAGAAGAGACCATTGCAACTACTAACAACACTAGCAATACTTTCTTCATAATCGCCTCCTTATTAAATTTTTTAACTTAAATAAAAAACTCTTAATATATTATATCCAAGTAAAAAAACAAAACAAGATTTTTAGTTGGTTAAGATAACAAAATTTTAAAAATCGCTTTTAAATTCAAGAATTAGCAATTCTCATTTTTTAAGAATTTATTAAAATAAGTTAACTAGCATATAAAATGAGATTGTTCAAACATTATTTGTTAAACAAAAATATAAATATAAATTATTAAAAAAATTTAATAAAATTTTAAATAATACACAATTAAACAGTTATATTTGGCAAAAAAGTGGTAATTTTTTTAGCAAAACTCTTCACAATTTTTTCACAATTTTGCTATAATATATAGCCGATAGATCAAATAATTCTATCAAATCAAATTGGTCAGCAAAGGCCTGCGTTTCCCTCCTCCTTTTCGCAGGCTTTTGCTTTTTTTATTTTAAAGTAGATGTTTTTTGAGGGCATCCTCCACATTACTAACATCGTATGAGAATTCTCTATCTTTGTTAGCAAACGAAACAAGTGCTCTTAATTTTGAAAATATCTCTTCTGTTCCCTTTCCCATGCGTTCTTTATTTTCCTTTATAACCATTTCAAGTGCCTGGGCTCCCACAATAAGTTCAACAGCAACAACCTTTCTAAAATTTTCTAATACTTTCCTAGCTTTTATAACTGCGTTCATACCCATGCTTACAAAATCTTCTTGATCAGCTGAAACTGGTATTGAATCAATACTTGCAGGATGAGACAACACCTTATTCATAGAGACAAGTGATGCTGCAAGATATTGTAAGATCATCATTCCTGACTCAATCCCCGGATTATTTGCTAAAAATGGCTTTAGATACGACAAATTCGGGTTTAAGAGCCTGTTTATCCTTCTTTCTATCATGGAAGATAAACTTGTAAGAATAATTGCATATAGATCCATAAGAAAGGCAAGGGGTTGGGCATGAAAATTTCCACCAGAAACAATAGCGCCATCTTCGAAAATCAACGGATTATCAGTTGAAGCGTTAATTTCCCTTTCAATAAAATTTGAAATGTAATCAAGATTCTCAAGCACTGCTCCGTAAACTTGAGGCATGCACCTAAGAGTATAGGCATCTTGCACGTTCTTTCCTTTATTTACTAAAGTGCTTTCCGAAAGAATATTCATAACTTCTTTACTTACTTTTTCTTGATAAATTGAATTTCTTACTTTATGGATTCTTAAATCAAAAGGGTCAAGTCTACCTAAAAGCGCCTCAAAAGCCATTGAAAACGACTTAAGAGAAATGTTAAATAAGTATTTTGATTCGTAAATTAAAAGTGCAGATATACCAGCCTCAAAAGATGTGCCATTGATGAGAGCAAGACCTTCTTTAGGATAAAACTCATAAATTGGCTCAAAGGAGTAATTACTAAGTTGTGAAGAAAAATCCAGAATTTGGTTATCTTTTACGATTTTTCCTTTTCCTAAAAGAAGAAGGGCGATGTGCGCAAGAGGGGCAAGATCACCTGAAGCACCCACAGACCCAAAAATAGGCACGTAAGGATAAATGCCTTTGTTTAATATTTCAAGAAGTTTTCCTACTACTTCTTTTCTTACACCAGAATAACCTTTTGCAAGGCTATTTGCACGCACAATGATAGCAGCTCTTACCTCTTCTTCGCTTACAACTTCACCTGCACCAGCCGAATGACTTAGAATAAGATTCTCTTGCAATTTTTTAAGATCAGCATTTTTTATAGTCACATCGGCAAGTTTGCCAAAACCGGTATTGATACCGTAAACTGGTTTTCCAAGATTTACAACTTCGTTAACTGAGGCTAATGACTTTTCAATTACCTTTATGCTCTTTCTACTCAATTTAACAGGAGTTTTATTATGGGAGACTGTGTAAATATCATCTATCTTAAGAGTGTTTCCATCAATCTCAAGAAAATTTTTCATTTAACACCTTATCAAGTTCACTAAAACTTCTTATAAACGGTTCTACGGGAATGTTATCCATTCCGTTTGCATAAAGAATGGCATTAAACCCGTAGTTTTTTGCACCTAAGAAATCAAGGTTCACAGAATCACCAATGTGGACGATTTCATTTTTAGGTAAGTTTAAAAGTTTTTGGGCTATTTCAAAAACAACTGGGTCAGGTTTTCTTGCACCAATTTCATCAGAAAACACAAAATATTTAAAGCAATCTTTTACCTCATACATTTCCATGATCTTCAAAAGAACTCTCCCTGGTGTTCTGCCTGTGTTAGAAATGAGGACAAGGGTATAAACATTACTTAGTTTCTGTAAAACTTCTTTTACTATTTCTTCTGTGAGTTTTGGAGGAATTTCAAGAATCACATTCTCGTAGTAATTCAAAATATCTTTAAATTCTTTTTCGTTTACCGAGATATGGAGATATTCTTCAAAAAGTTTCTTTAACTGGTTTTCAGGCAGAATCGACCAGTAGTTTTCTTTAGAGGGGTGTTTAAAGGCTTCGTTTAAATCTTTAAAAAAAGTTATTATTTTTTCAGTTGCATTACTTTTTAGCCCTAATTTTTCAATAATGTAATGGGCTCTCTTAAAGTCTCTATCTTTTTCAGTTGTATACACGTCTTTAATAATAGTTTCCCAAAAATCAATTGTAATTGCTTTTATCATTATCCAAATGTTTCCTTAAAATTGGTTATATCTTCTGTTGTTCCAACCAAAAATACAACGTCATTTTCAAGAAATCTTTCATCTGCTTGGGGTGAAACGATAACTTTATCGCCTCTCCTTATAGCAATAACAGTTATCCCAAACCTATTTCTTAAGGCTAACTCTTGAAGAGATCTCCCAATAAGGTCTTTTGATAAAACTTTGTATTCAACAAGATCAACTTCGGGTGTTATCTCAATATAATCAAGAATGTTTGCAAAAACAACTTTGTTTGCTATTCTAAAGCCCATGTCCTCCTCTGGGAACACTATCTCTTTTACGCCAATTTTTTTCAATACCCTTCCATGGATTTGAGAATTTGCTTTAGCAATGATATGGTGAATGCCAATTTCCTCAAGGATTAGGGCAATAAGAACACTTGACTCAACATCTCCTACTGCAACAATAACGGTATCACAATTCTTTATTCCAGTTGCTTCAAGTGCTTCTGGATTAGTTGCATCAACAATTTCTGCAAAAGAAACTCTATCTTTAATGGAGCTTACTACCTCTGGGTCGTTATCGATTGCAAGCACAGGATAACCTAATTTTTCAAGGTTAATTGCAACTGCTGAACCAAATTTTCCTAAACCAATCACACCAAATTGTTTTCTCATTGATCCCTCCCTATCCTACTGCGATATCCTCTTCTGGATATTGTGGAAGTGCCCTTTGTCTTGCAGTGCTGATACTTAGTATAACTGCAAGAGGACCAACTCTTCCTATAAGCATTGTAGCAATAATAATTAATCTTGAAAAGTTTGACAGTTTTGGAGTTATACCTGTTGATAAACCTACAGTTCCAAAGGCTGATACAACTTCAAATAATACCTGTAAAAAAGTGAAATCCTCACCTTGATTTATTAAAATAAGCAAAGTAGAGGAAAGGATAAGAAATAGACTAAAACCAAAAATAAAAATTGCTTTTTTGATAGTTTTTTGTGGAATAGTTCTTCCAAAAATCACAACAGAAGCATTTTCCTTATAAGAAGAGATAAGTAAAAATAGTACAACAGTAAAAGTGGATGTCTTTATACCGCCACCAGTGCCACCAGGAGAAGCACCAATAAACATAAGAAGCATAATAATTAACTGAGTAGTTTGATAGAGTTTTCCTATATCTACAGTTGCAAAGCCTGCTGTTCTTGGGGTGATAGATTGAAACATACTTGCAAGAAATTTTCCTCTTTCTGTAAGTTGACTGAGTGTATTCGGGTTTGAGTGCTCAAGCAAAAAAATAAGAATAAAACCACTTATAATTATAATAGATGTTGCACTTAAAACGATTTTTGCATGTAGCGATAGTTTTTTCAAATTATCTCCTTCAAGACGGGCTTTAAAAAAATCAAGTAGTTCTCTAATAACAATAAAACCAATACCACCAATTACAATGAGAGACATAATCACAAGATTAATAGTTAAATCATTTACAAACATCATAAGACTTTGAAAGTTACCCATTAGGTCAAATCCTGCATTGCAAAAAGCCGAAACAGCATGGAAGATAGAAAACCATACCGCCTTTAAAAAAGGAAACATCTTTATAAACCTAAAAAATAGTATTACTGCGCCTGTTCCTTCTACTATAGCCGTTGTAAGCAAAACTATTTTTGCAAAAATGACTATTCTCTTAAGATTTGGAACGTTTAAGCCTTCCTTTAAAATAAATCTTTCTTTTAATGCGATACGCCTTCTAAAACCAAGCAAGAAAAGAGTTGCTATAGTCATATACCCAAGGCCACCTACCTGTATGAGGATGAGTATTACAAGCTGTCCAAAATTAGACCAATAGGTGTAAGTATCCACAACTACAAGGCCTGTAACACAAGTTGCAGAAGTTGCAGTAAAAAGTGCAGTAACAAAATTGGTAAATTGTCCGCTTCTACTTGATATAGGGAGCATAAGAATTATCGCTCCAGTTAGGATTACCAAAACAAAACTAATAAATACAAACTGAACTGGCGTTAAACGTTTTTTCATAAGTTTACAACGTATATTA is a genomic window of Caldisericaceae bacterium containing:
- a CDS encoding maltose ABC transporter substrate-binding protein, translated to MKKVLLVLLVVAMVSSFFVGCKPKPQPVTLTIWHSWSGAELDVLNEAITEYQNQHPEITINQLQVPFDQLQNKYQTEAAAGGGPDILVGPADWIGNFAKANLIASLDSYFDAAFLADYVPGAIEQVKFNGSMMAFPESTECVALIYNKSLVQNLPKDTNELVTLVDSITQGDTYGFVYNSGFYFTAGYFFASGMKLFDSNNNAIVNQGDGGVKTLTFLKNLASDPKFIVANDYGKADSLFKEGKAAMIINGPWAVGDYVKALGDKVGVAPMPVFAETGNPFAPFVNTKDFFVNANINDTQKKAAADFIKFMVSKDVEQKFFEKAKHIPSNVKVDTSSDPIIGGFLEQMKTGVPMPIIPEMGAVWDPMQTAIDSVLASKATPQDAINTAETTIQDKINASRGQ
- the hutH gene encoding histidine ammonia-lyase, with translation MKNFLEIDGNTLKIDDIYTVSHNKTPVKLSRKSIKVIEKSLASVNEVVNLGKPVYGINTGFGKLADVTIKNADLKKLQENLILSHSAGAGEVVSEEEVRAAIIVRANSLAKGYSGVRKEVVGKLLEILNKGIYPYVPIFGSVGASGDLAPLAHIALLLLGKGKIVKDNQILDFSSQLSNYSFEPIYEFYPKEGLALINGTSFEAGISALLIYESKYLFNISLKSFSMAFEALLGRLDPFDLRIHKVRNSIYQEKVSKEVMNILSESTLVNKGKNVQDAYTLRCMPQVYGAVLENLDYISNFIEREINASTDNPLIFEDGAIVSGGNFHAQPLAFLMDLYAIILTSLSSMIERRINRLLNPNLSYLKPFLANNPGIESGMMILQYLAASLVSMNKVLSHPASIDSIPVSADQEDFVSMGMNAVIKARKVLENFRKVVAVELIVGAQALEMVIKENKERMGKGTEEIFSKLRALVSFANKDREFSYDVSNVEDALKKHLL
- a CDS encoding HAD family hydrolase, yielding MIKAITIDFWETIIKDVYTTEKDRDFKRAHYIIEKLGLKSNATEKIITFFKDLNEAFKHPSKENYWSILPENQLKKLFEEYLHISVNEKEFKDILNYYENVILEIPPKLTEEIVKEVLQKLSNVYTLVLISNTGRTPGRVLLKIMEMYEVKDCFKYFVFSDEIGARKPDPVVFEIAQKLLNLPKNEIVHIGDSVNLDFLGAKNYGFNAILYANGMDNIPVEPFIRSFSELDKVLNEKFS
- a CDS encoding TrkA family potassium uptake protein; the protein is MRKQFGVIGLGKFGSAVAINLEKLGYPVLAIDNDPEVVSSIKDRVSFAEIVDATNPEALEATGIKNCDTVIVAVGDVESSVLIALILEEIGIHHIIAKANSQIHGRVLKKIGVKEIVFPEEDMGFRIANKVVFANILDYIEITPEVDLVEYKVLSKDLIGRSLQELALRNRFGITVIAIRRGDKVIVSPQADERFLENDVVFLVGTTEDITNFKETFG
- a CDS encoding TrkH family potassium uptake protein, which codes for MKKRLTPVQFVFISFVLVILTGAIILMLPISSRSGQFTNFVTALFTATSATCVTGLVVVDTYTYWSNFGQLVILILIQVGGLGYMTIATLFLLGFRRRIALKERFILKEGLNVPNLKRIVIFAKIVLLTTAIVEGTGAVILFFRFIKMFPFLKAVWFSIFHAVSAFCNAGFDLMGNFQSLMMFVNDLTINLVIMSLIVIGGIGFIVIRELLDFFKARLEGDNLKKLSLHAKIVLSATSIIIISGFILIFLLEHSNPNTLSQLTERGKFLASMFQSITPRTAGFATVDIGKLYQTTQLIIMLLMFIGASPGGTGGGIKTSTFTVVLFLLISSYKENASVVIFGRTIPQKTIKKAIFIFGFSLFLILSSTLLILINQGEDFTFLQVLFEVVSAFGTVGLSTGITPKLSNFSRLIIIATMLIGRVGPLAVILSISTARQRALPQYPEEDIAVG